In Quercus robur chromosome 11, dhQueRobu3.1, whole genome shotgun sequence, the following proteins share a genomic window:
- the LOC126706117 gene encoding uncharacterized protein LOC126706117 isoform X1 produces MALPSNKASASTIMSGRPNSSARNSETSNPIRRSFSGNPFTKPSVVINPRGFNPNTPANSPSDFHRRNSIGKDQGDKENTKDHNLKPGRVRSPAVASKGTKNFMSPTISAASKITPSPKKKILVERNEPARTSLSFSTEKSPCRSVRFSDIVEDINSKADASLEENKTEASDDKEASLTASSISEALRCEEVLDPEVTVSSKIDSKSLPETVTDEPDCVNLDPTFKISPTSSCSWSCPILAPLDADPSLPPYDPKTNYLSPRPQFLHYRPNPRIEVYLNKDDGRRLEESFISGSFSDTDATEEAQSDYSQKESEDVSSVEILKEEEEEEEEEEEEVDVSEPSPISTHLPKEEEEEEEEKEVDVSEPSPISTHLPKEEETMKAKGGSKLHFFTRSKFMVLLLVLSVACLSVSVTNSPVIDPSVLKESSFIKIYDSYEIAEFAKANLDGLAQNFRLWYANSISFVSELILSFKGVPISGPLHYCNLTVLHEDSPVDGYLVFDHSPKGTGEKFENINLLGSMRESEDDMESLEEEDQHEIEADEDSVGEVLKGLDDPEYEEVSQEIEEVSAEHGEVLPALEAEVIQTEKSEEEVGFTVHLDSEQQSNLIYIEQPVMVPMADEIQPQVSEAGEIQGECEKTSFDEMESAKGDLNPESPEFDASAKNLQSSEDGEFTLNGTKETIFRGKVKGITFLLLTVIAAAGFIYVRKSKNVRPNASINVEQPLLAKKLDFSPMSLERPSSRNWPTEVDMVGESCPSEMSSLQRSPSYSKKNEAQSQERRARKNYKRESLASSSDYSMASHSYGSFTTYEKIPTKHQGHVADEETITPVRRSSRIRSQVTSP; encoded by the exons ATGGCTTTGCCTTCAAACAAAGCTTCTGCCTCAACGATAATGTCTGGCAGGCCAAACTCAAGTGCAAGAAACTCGGAAACCAGCAACCCCATCAGAAGGAGTTTCAGTGGGAACCCATTTACGAAACCCTCAGTTGTTATCAACCCAAGAGGGTTCAATCCCAATACTCCGGCTAATAGCCCTTCAG ATTTTCATCGAAGAAACTCTATAGGGAAAGATCAAGGggacaaagaaaatacaaaagatCACAATCTTAAGCCTGGAAGAGTCAGATCTCCTGCAGTTGCTTCAAAGGGCACAAAGAATTTCATGTCTCCAACCATCTCGGCGGCTTCCAAGATCACCCCATCtccaaaaaagaagatattGGTCGAGAGGAACGAGCCAGCTCGAACTTCTCTTTCATTCTCTACTGAGAAAAGCCCGTGCCGGTCTGTGAGATTCTCGGATATAGTGGAAGACATTAATTCAAAGGCAGATGCTAGTTTGGAAGAGAACAAGACTGAGGCCTCGGATGACAAGGAGGCAAGTCTTACAGCTTCTTCAATTTCAGAAGCTTTGAGATGTGAGGAAGTACTTGATCCTGAGGTAACTGTGAGTTCCAAGATTGACTCAAAATCTTTACCTGAGACTGTTACTGATGAACCAGATTGTGTTAATCTTGACCCAACTTTCAAGATTAGTCCTACTTCTTCGTGTTCGTGGTCGTGTCCTATATTAGCACCTCTTGATGCAGACCCTTCATTGCCTCCTTATGATCCTAAAACCAATTACCTTTCGCCTAGGCCACAGTTTCTTCACTACAGACCAAATCCTCGAATTGAGGTTTATCTCAACAAGGATGATGGAAGGCGACTTGAGGAGAGCTTCATTTCTGGAAGCTTTTCAGACACTGATGCTACGGAAGAGGCACAATCTGACTACTCACAGAAAGAAAGTGAGGATGTTTCTTCGGTTGAGATATTaaaagaagaggaggaagaagaagaagaagaagaagaagaggttgATGTTTCTGAACCGAGCCCAATTAGTACTCATTTGCCaaaagaggaggaagaagaagaagaagaaaaagaggtcGATGTTTCTGAACCGAGCCCAATTAGTACTCATTTGCCAAAAGAGGAGGAGACAATGAAAGCAAAAGGGGGTTCTAAGCTACACTTCTTTACGAGATCAAAGTTCATGGTGCTGCTTCTGGTTCTGTCAGTTGCTTGTTTATCAGTCTCAGTTACTAATTCTCCTGTCATTGATCCCTCTGTGCTTAAGGAGTCTAGCTTCATTAAGATTTATGATTCATATGAGATTGCTGAATTTGCAAAAGCAAATTTGGATGGCTTAGCTCAAAATTTTCGGCTGTGGTATGCTAATTCTATCTCCTTTGTTTCTGAGCTGATTTTGAGTTTCAAAGGAGTACCTATTTCGGGTCCTCTGCATTACTGTAACTTGACCGTGTTGCACGAGGATAGTCCTGTTGATGGCTACCTTGTGTTTGATCACAGTCCTAAAGGAACGGGAGAGAAGTTTGAAAATATTAACCTATTGGGATCAATGAGGGAGAGTGAAGATGATATGGAATCACTAGAAGAGGAGGATCAGCATGAGATTGAAGCAGATGAAGATTCTGTTGGGGAAGTTTTAAAGGGTCTTGATGATCCAGAATATGAAGAAGTAAGCCAAGAGATTGAAGAGGTTTCAGCAGAGCATGGGGAAGTGCTTCCAGCACTAGAGGCTGAGGTCATTCAAACAGAGAAGTCCGAGGAAGAGGTTGGTTTTACTGTTCACCTCGACAGTGAGCAGCAAAGCAATTTAATCTACATTGAACAGCCAGTTATGGTTCCAATGGCTGATGAAATTCAACCTCAAGTTTCTGAAGCTGGGGAAATCCAAGGTGAATGTGAGAAGACTTCTTTTGATGAAATGGAGTCTGCAAAAGGAGACTTGAATCCCGAAAGCCCAGAATTTGATGCTTCAGCCAAGAATCTACAGAGTTCAGAAGATGGGGAGTTCACACTTAATGGaacaaaagaaacaattttCAGAGGGAAGGTGAAGGGAATTACTTTTCTGTTATTGACCGTAATTGCAGCTGCTGGTTTCATATATGTGAGGAAAAGCAAAAATGTAAGACCAAATGCTTCTATCAATGTAGAGCAGCCACTTTTGGCTAAGAAATTGGACTTCAGTCCAATGTCACTTGAGAGACCGTCTTCTCGGAATTGGCCAACTGAGGTTGACATGGTTGGAGAGTCATGTCCTTCTGAAATGAGCAGCTTACAGAGGAGCCCATCTTACAGCAAGAAAAATGAAGCTCAGAGCCAAGAGAGGAGGGCCAGGAAGAACTATAAGAGAGAATCACTAGCCTCTTCTTCTGACTACTCCATGGCTTCACATTCTTATGGAAGTTTTACTACTTACGAGAAAATTCCTACCAAGCAT CAGGGACATGTAGCAGACGAGGAGACTATTACTCCAGTGAGACGCTCAAGTAGGATCAGAAGCCAAGTCACTTCTCCGTGA
- the LOC126706117 gene encoding uncharacterized protein LOC126706117 isoform X2 codes for MALPSNKASASTIMSGRPNSSARNSETSNPIRRSFSGNPFTKPSVVINPRGFNPNTPANSPSDFHRRNSIGKDQGDKENTKDHNLKPGRVRSPAVASKGTKNFMSPTISAASKITPSPKKKILVERNEPARTSLSFSTEKSPCRSVRFSDIVEDINSKADASLEENKTEASDDKEASLTASSISEALRCEEVLDPEVTVSSKIDSKSLPETVTDEPDCVNLDPTFKISPTSSCSWSCPILAPLDADPSLPPYDPKTNYLSPRPQFLHYRPNPRIEVYLNKDDGRRLEESFISGSFSDTDATEEAQSDYSQKESEDVSSVEILKEEEEEEEEEEEEVDVSEPSPISTHLPKEEEEEEEEKEVDVSEPSPISTHLPKEEETMKAKGGSKLHFFTRSKFMVLLLVLSVACLSVSVTNSPVIDPSVLKESSFIKIYDSYEIAEFAKANLDGLAQNFRLWYANSISFVSELILSFKGVPISGPLHYCNLTVLHEDSPVDGYLVFDHSPKGTGEKFENINLLGSMRESEDDMESLEEEDQHEIEADEDSVGEVLKGLDDPEYEEVSQEIEEVSAEHGEVLPALEAEVIQTEKSEEEVGFTVHLDSEQQSNLIYIEQPVMVPMADEIQPQVSEAGEIQGECEKTSFDEMESAKGDLNPESPEFDASAKNLQSSEDGEFTLNGTKETIFRGKVKGITFLLLTVIAAAGFIYVRKSKNVRPNASINVEQPLLAKKLDFSPMSLERPSSRNWPTEVDMVGESCPSEMSSLQRSPSYSKKNEAQSQERRARKNYKRESLASSSDYSMASHSYGSFTTYEKIPTKHGHVADEETITPVRRSSRIRSQVTSP; via the exons ATGGCTTTGCCTTCAAACAAAGCTTCTGCCTCAACGATAATGTCTGGCAGGCCAAACTCAAGTGCAAGAAACTCGGAAACCAGCAACCCCATCAGAAGGAGTTTCAGTGGGAACCCATTTACGAAACCCTCAGTTGTTATCAACCCAAGAGGGTTCAATCCCAATACTCCGGCTAATAGCCCTTCAG ATTTTCATCGAAGAAACTCTATAGGGAAAGATCAAGGggacaaagaaaatacaaaagatCACAATCTTAAGCCTGGAAGAGTCAGATCTCCTGCAGTTGCTTCAAAGGGCACAAAGAATTTCATGTCTCCAACCATCTCGGCGGCTTCCAAGATCACCCCATCtccaaaaaagaagatattGGTCGAGAGGAACGAGCCAGCTCGAACTTCTCTTTCATTCTCTACTGAGAAAAGCCCGTGCCGGTCTGTGAGATTCTCGGATATAGTGGAAGACATTAATTCAAAGGCAGATGCTAGTTTGGAAGAGAACAAGACTGAGGCCTCGGATGACAAGGAGGCAAGTCTTACAGCTTCTTCAATTTCAGAAGCTTTGAGATGTGAGGAAGTACTTGATCCTGAGGTAACTGTGAGTTCCAAGATTGACTCAAAATCTTTACCTGAGACTGTTACTGATGAACCAGATTGTGTTAATCTTGACCCAACTTTCAAGATTAGTCCTACTTCTTCGTGTTCGTGGTCGTGTCCTATATTAGCACCTCTTGATGCAGACCCTTCATTGCCTCCTTATGATCCTAAAACCAATTACCTTTCGCCTAGGCCACAGTTTCTTCACTACAGACCAAATCCTCGAATTGAGGTTTATCTCAACAAGGATGATGGAAGGCGACTTGAGGAGAGCTTCATTTCTGGAAGCTTTTCAGACACTGATGCTACGGAAGAGGCACAATCTGACTACTCACAGAAAGAAAGTGAGGATGTTTCTTCGGTTGAGATATTaaaagaagaggaggaagaagaagaagaagaagaagaagaggttgATGTTTCTGAACCGAGCCCAATTAGTACTCATTTGCCaaaagaggaggaagaagaagaagaagaaaaagaggtcGATGTTTCTGAACCGAGCCCAATTAGTACTCATTTGCCAAAAGAGGAGGAGACAATGAAAGCAAAAGGGGGTTCTAAGCTACACTTCTTTACGAGATCAAAGTTCATGGTGCTGCTTCTGGTTCTGTCAGTTGCTTGTTTATCAGTCTCAGTTACTAATTCTCCTGTCATTGATCCCTCTGTGCTTAAGGAGTCTAGCTTCATTAAGATTTATGATTCATATGAGATTGCTGAATTTGCAAAAGCAAATTTGGATGGCTTAGCTCAAAATTTTCGGCTGTGGTATGCTAATTCTATCTCCTTTGTTTCTGAGCTGATTTTGAGTTTCAAAGGAGTACCTATTTCGGGTCCTCTGCATTACTGTAACTTGACCGTGTTGCACGAGGATAGTCCTGTTGATGGCTACCTTGTGTTTGATCACAGTCCTAAAGGAACGGGAGAGAAGTTTGAAAATATTAACCTATTGGGATCAATGAGGGAGAGTGAAGATGATATGGAATCACTAGAAGAGGAGGATCAGCATGAGATTGAAGCAGATGAAGATTCTGTTGGGGAAGTTTTAAAGGGTCTTGATGATCCAGAATATGAAGAAGTAAGCCAAGAGATTGAAGAGGTTTCAGCAGAGCATGGGGAAGTGCTTCCAGCACTAGAGGCTGAGGTCATTCAAACAGAGAAGTCCGAGGAAGAGGTTGGTTTTACTGTTCACCTCGACAGTGAGCAGCAAAGCAATTTAATCTACATTGAACAGCCAGTTATGGTTCCAATGGCTGATGAAATTCAACCTCAAGTTTCTGAAGCTGGGGAAATCCAAGGTGAATGTGAGAAGACTTCTTTTGATGAAATGGAGTCTGCAAAAGGAGACTTGAATCCCGAAAGCCCAGAATTTGATGCTTCAGCCAAGAATCTACAGAGTTCAGAAGATGGGGAGTTCACACTTAATGGaacaaaagaaacaattttCAGAGGGAAGGTGAAGGGAATTACTTTTCTGTTATTGACCGTAATTGCAGCTGCTGGTTTCATATATGTGAGGAAAAGCAAAAATGTAAGACCAAATGCTTCTATCAATGTAGAGCAGCCACTTTTGGCTAAGAAATTGGACTTCAGTCCAATGTCACTTGAGAGACCGTCTTCTCGGAATTGGCCAACTGAGGTTGACATGGTTGGAGAGTCATGTCCTTCTGAAATGAGCAGCTTACAGAGGAGCCCATCTTACAGCAAGAAAAATGAAGCTCAGAGCCAAGAGAGGAGGGCCAGGAAGAACTATAAGAGAGAATCACTAGCCTCTTCTTCTGACTACTCCATGGCTTCACATTCTTATGGAAGTTTTACTACTTACGAGAAAATTCCTACCAAGCAT GGACATGTAGCAGACGAGGAGACTATTACTCCAGTGAGACGCTCAAGTAGGATCAGAAGCCAAGTCACTTCTCCGTGA